The Actinomycetota bacterium genome segment GAAGAAGTAATAAAAAGAAAAGTTGGAAAAACTACTGCTTCAAGTGGAAATTAATAAGCTTTTTTAATATACGGGAGTTTTTATGAGGACTAAAAAAGAAATAAGGAATACAGCAGAAAGACGCAAATTATCGGTCAGGAACAGTATAAAAAAGTTTTCTGACAGACCGAGATTATGTGTTTTTAGAAGCAATAAATATATTTATGCTCAGATAGTAGATGATAAGACAGGAGTTACATTAACCGGTATAACAAGTAAGATGATAGAGAAAAAATCAGATGAAAAAGGATCTATCGGAGTTTGTTTCAGAACCGGCAAGGCTCTTGCTGAAAAAGCAAAGGAAAAAAATATAGATAAAGTTGTTTTTGACAGAGGAATGTTTAAGTATCATGGCAAAGTAAAAGCTCTGGCTGATGGCGCCAGAGAAGGTGGTCTAATTTTTTAACGGGTGATTTTTTAAGGAGGAATTGGTGCCTGAGTTTAGTAAAGATAAAGATAAAGATAATAATTTTGGTGAAAAAGTTCTGAAGATAAACAGAGTAGCAAAAGTTGTTAAAGGCGGAAGAAGATTTTCTTTTTCTGCTCTTGTTGCTGTTGGAGATATGAACGGCATGGTAGGTGTTGGATTTGGAAAAGCAAATGAAGTTTCAATAGCTATACAGAAAGGTGTTCATGCGGCAAAAAAGAATATGTTTAAAGTTCCTTTGAATAATGGAACTGTTCCGCATGAAGTGAATTCCAGAAATGGTGCCGGTCATGTCTTTTTTAAACCGGCTACCCAGGGTACCGGAGTAATAGCGGGCGGTCCTGTAAGAGCGATTATGGAGCTTGCCGGTGTTAAAGATGTTGTTGCCAAGATAATCGGAAGCTCAAATGCTTTAAGCGTGGTGAATGCAACAGTAGCAGGCTTAAAGAGTTTACAGGCCATCAACGATATAAATAAAAACGCATAAGCTTTTAAGGAGAAGAAATGGTTGATATCAGCGAACTGGGACCAGCTTATGGTTCTGTTAAAAAGAGAAAAAGAGTAGGCAGAGGTGACGGCTCCGGCCATGGAACAACTTCCTGCAGGGGAAGCAAGGGACAGAAATCACGTTCAGGCGGAGAAAGCAAAACAAGACTTGGTTTTGAAGGCGGACAGATGCCTTTGCATAGGAGAATCCCTCATTTAAAGGGATTTAAAAATACCAGAAAAGAAGAGTTTAATATAATTAATGTTTCTCAGTTTGAAAGATTTGAGGAAGGTAGTGTAATCGATTTTGAAACTCTTTCAAAAGTAGGCATGTTGATGAAGAACAATGCAAAGATAAAGATTCTTGGAAATGGGGAATTGAAAAAAAAGTATATAGTCAAAGCTAATTATTTTAGCAAAAGCGCTATATCAAAAATAGAAAAAGCTGGTGGCAAAGCGGAGGCAATTTAATGTTTCGTGCTCTTTTAAATGCTTTTAAAATTAAAGAATTAAGAAACAGAATATTATTTACCATAGGGATACTTGCTTTATACAGATTCGGTGCAAACCTTACATTACCCGGTGTAGATGCAACAGTCATACTTAAACAGGTTGAACAGGGGATAATGGGTATGCTTGATCTGTTCTCCGGCGGAGCCCTTGGAAATTTTTCTGTTTTCTCGCTTGGAATCATGCCTTATATTACTGCAACTATTATTATGCAGCTTTTGCAGGTAGTTATACCGAAACTTGATCAGCTTGCAAAAGAAGGTGAAGTAGGCAGGAGAAAAATCAATCAGATATCAAGATATCTGACGGTAGGTCTTGCACTGATGCAGTCAGTGGCAATGACTTTTTATTTCAGAAATTTCGGAGCAATCCCAAATTTCAACTGGATGCATGTTTTAATAATAGTGGTAACCCTTACTGCCGGTACGGCTGTCATTATGTGGCTTGGAGAACTTATCAACCTTCACGGAATTGGCAATGGTATATCTCTGATCATTTTTGCATCAATTATATCCAGAATACCCGGCGGTCTTATAAGCCTGTTCAGGCTTAAAGGGACAAACTGGTTATTTATCGGACTTTTTGCAGTTTTAACCGTAGGAGTTGTGGTTGCCATAATTCTTATTACCCAGGGTGAAAGAAGAATACCTGTTCAGTATGCAAAGAGAATTGTAGGAAGAAAGGTTTTTGGCGGCCAAAGTACTTATATCCCGCTGAAAGTCAACCAGTCCGGTGTAATGCCTATCATTCTTGCCGTATCGGTACTTCTTTTTCCTGCGACAATTGCACAGTTTATAAATGTTCCATGGCTGCAATCCATTGCAAACTGGCTTAGTCCGTCGATAGCGGGAAAAATAAATCCCGTATATATAATAATATATTCGGTGCTTATAATTATTTTCGCATATTTCTATACTGCTATTTCTTTTAATCCGAATGACACAGCAGAAAATCTTAGAAAATATGGTGGATATATCCCGGGAATGAGACCCGGTAAAAGTACGTCAGATTTTCTTTCCAATATTCTGAACAGGATAACACTTCCGGGAGCTATATTTCTGGCAATAATTGCCATTCTGCCGGAGATACTGATTGATACCCTGAAGATTCCTTTCAAGTTCGGCGGAACCTCGGTAATCATTGCTGTAAGCGTTGCTCTTGAAACAATGAAATGGATTGAATCCCAGCTTATGATGAGAGATTATGAGGGTTTTATAAAATGAGATTGATTTTACTTGGCGCGCCCGGAACGGGAAAAGGCACTCAGGCAAAGAAAATAACAGCAAAATTTAATATTGCCCATATTTCAACGGGCGACATATTAAGGGCGGAGATTAATAACAAAACAGAACTTGGCAGTAAAGCTCAGGAATTTGTTTCGTCAGGAAAGCTTGTTCCCGATGAACTTGTCATGGCAATGATTAAAGACAGATTTAAATCCGGTGATCTTCAAAAAAGGTTTTTGATGGACGGATTTCCGAGAACCATAGAGCAGGCTGAAAAATTCGACGAGATTCTGGATGAGCTTAATCTCAGCCTTGATAAAGTTATAAATATTGTCCTTGATAAAAATGAAATAATCAAAAGAATTACGAACAGGATTGTATGTAATTCATGTAAAAAAGTTTTCAAACTTGCTGATTTTTCTAATAAAGAATTAAAATGTGATTTTTGTGACAGTGTTCTTTCAAAACGAGCTGACGACTCGGAAGCAGTAATTGTCAAGAGACTTGAAGTTTATGAAATACAGACAAAACCGCTTATAGAGTATTACGGCAATAAGAAGCTTCTTGCTGATGTTGACGGTCTGGGGACGGAAGAAGAAATTTTTGAAAGGATCTTAAATTATTTATGATTATTTTTAAATCAGATGATGAAATAAAAATAATGGAGAAAGCTGCAGAACTTGTAGCTAATGTTCTTTTAAAATTGGAAAAGCTTATAAAACCTGGAATTACAACCGAAATGCTGGACAGGGAAGCAGAAGAAATGATAATAGCCCATAATGCCAAGCCGGCTTTTAAAGGTTATCAGGGCAGAATATCAAAAAGGCCGTTTCCGGGAACAATATGTGCTTCTGTAAATGAAGAGATAGTTCACGGGATACCCGGCAAAAGAAAATTAAATGAGGGGGATATTATCTCAATAGATGTAGGAGCCAAGCTGGATGGGTTTTTCGGAGATTCCGCAAGAAGCTATCTGGTGGGGAATGGTGATGAACAGGCAAAAAAACTGCTGAAGACTACCTGGGATGCATTAAACGACTCAATAGATCAATGCATTACCGGAAACAGGCTCGGAGATGTGTCCCATGCAATTGAATCCCGCGCTCTGGCAAATGGTTTTTCGGTTGTCAAAGATTTTGTAGGGCATGGTATCGGAAGAGACATGCATGAAGATCCACAGGTGTTAAATTACGGGCCAAAAAATCAGGGGCCTCTGTTAAGAAAAGGAATGGTAATTGCAATAGAACCGATGCTTAATGAAGGAGGCAGTGATGTGGAGATATTGCCTGATTTATGGACAGTTGTAACCAGAGACAGAAAAAGATCGTGTCATTTTGAAGACATGATAGCAATTACTTCTGAAGGCCCGAAAATATTAACAAGAATTTAGCAAATAAAAATAAATATGGACTTTTTTTACCGTATTTGATAAATTGATTATTTGTTTTCTTGTTAAATATGAAAGGAGTTTAGCATTTCTAAGAAGGAAGAAATAATTGAAGTAGAGGGGACCATACTGGAGGCTTTGCCTAATGCAATGTTTCGGGTTGAACTTGAAAACGGGCATAAAGTGCTTGCGCACATATCCGGCAAGATGAGAATGCATTATATTAAAATTCTTCCCGGAGACATGGTAAAAGTTGAGCTGTCTCCCTATGACCTGACTCGGGGCAGGATTACTTATAGGAAGAAATAAGTATATTTTAAAGATAATAGTTTTAAAGAATATCAAAAAATAAATATCATTTGATATTAATTTTTTAATATATCGTATTTTTAAGTAAACAATATTTTATTGATAAAGGAAAAAAGATGAAAATCAGACCATCAGTAAAGAAGATATGCAATGATTGCAGGATAATTAGAAGAG includes the following:
- a CDS encoding 50S ribosomal protein L18, which encodes MRTKKEIRNTAERRKLSVRNSIKKFSDRPRLCVFRSNKYIYAQIVDDKTGVTLTGITSKMIEKKSDEKGSIGVCFRTGKALAEKAKEKNIDKVVFDRGMFKYHGKVKALADGAREGGLIF
- the rpsE gene encoding 30S ribosomal protein S5, encoding MPEFSKDKDKDNNFGEKVLKINRVAKVVKGGRRFSFSALVAVGDMNGMVGVGFGKANEVSIAIQKGVHAAKKNMFKVPLNNGTVPHEVNSRNGAGHVFFKPATQGTGVIAGGPVRAIMELAGVKDVVAKIIGSSNALSVVNATVAGLKSLQAINDINKNA
- the rplO gene encoding 50S ribosomal protein L15, which gives rise to MVDISELGPAYGSVKKRKRVGRGDGSGHGTTSCRGSKGQKSRSGGESKTRLGFEGGQMPLHRRIPHLKGFKNTRKEEFNIINVSQFERFEEGSVIDFETLSKVGMLMKNNAKIKILGNGELKKKYIVKANYFSKSAISKIEKAGGKAEAI
- the secY gene encoding preprotein translocase subunit SecY translates to MFRALLNAFKIKELRNRILFTIGILALYRFGANLTLPGVDATVILKQVEQGIMGMLDLFSGGALGNFSVFSLGIMPYITATIIMQLLQVVIPKLDQLAKEGEVGRRKINQISRYLTVGLALMQSVAMTFYFRNFGAIPNFNWMHVLIIVVTLTAGTAVIMWLGELINLHGIGNGISLIIFASIISRIPGGLISLFRLKGTNWLFIGLFAVLTVGVVVAIILITQGERRIPVQYAKRIVGRKVFGGQSTYIPLKVNQSGVMPIILAVSVLLFPATIAQFINVPWLQSIANWLSPSIAGKINPVYIIIYSVLIIIFAYFYTAISFNPNDTAENLRKYGGYIPGMRPGKSTSDFLSNILNRITLPGAIFLAIIAILPEILIDTLKIPFKFGGTSVIIAVSVALETMKWIESQLMMRDYEGFIK
- a CDS encoding adenylate kinase — translated: MRLILLGAPGTGKGTQAKKITAKFNIAHISTGDILRAEINNKTELGSKAQEFVSSGKLVPDELVMAMIKDRFKSGDLQKRFLMDGFPRTIEQAEKFDEILDELNLSLDKVINIVLDKNEIIKRITNRIVCNSCKKVFKLADFSNKELKCDFCDSVLSKRADDSEAVIVKRLEVYEIQTKPLIEYYGNKKLLADVDGLGTEEEIFERILNYL
- the map gene encoding type I methionyl aminopeptidase, encoding MIIFKSDDEIKIMEKAAELVANVLLKLEKLIKPGITTEMLDREAEEMIIAHNAKPAFKGYQGRISKRPFPGTICASVNEEIVHGIPGKRKLNEGDIISIDVGAKLDGFFGDSARSYLVGNGDEQAKKLLKTTWDALNDSIDQCITGNRLGDVSHAIESRALANGFSVVKDFVGHGIGRDMHEDPQVLNYGPKNQGPLLRKGMVIAIEPMLNEGGSDVEILPDLWTVVTRDRKRSCHFEDMIAITSEGPKILTRI
- the infA gene encoding translation initiation factor IF-1, whose translation is MSKKEEIIEVEGTILEALPNAMFRVELENGHKVLAHISGKMRMHYIKILPGDMVKVELSPYDLTRGRITYRKK
- the rpmJ gene encoding 50S ribosomal protein L36; the encoded protein is MKIRPSVKKICNDCRIIRREGKVMIICKNPRHKQKQG